Sequence from the Cuniculiplasma divulgatum genome:
GTGGAAAATGAGCTCAAGCCGGACAGGAACGTGGCAAAGGCCGCATCATTAACCGGGCTTCCATCCACTGAAATAATGTGTGGTTTCGGAGGGGACTACGAGATATTCTTCTCCATCAGCAATTCAAACTACAGGGATTTTCTGGCAGCAATGGAATCTGAGAAAATCGATGTAAGCTTCATTGGTGAGGCATGGGAGGGCAACAACATAATGTTCAATGGAAGAGAATGGGTGAACATACGTGAGAGGGGTTACGAACATTTCGGAGTGAAACCTCTCTCCGAAATTGCCCCCTGATCACTTCCTGTAATGGGGCTCAGGCCCCATTGGATCCTGTGTTTCCTCCCTCAAAATTTCACGCATCCTGGCCGTCTCCTCAAGGAACTCATCCTTGACCTTCCGGAACCTTTCCCGCCACATGATGTTGCAAATCACAAGAAGATGACCTAACTTTCCACTGTGGATCAGGAATGAAACGAAATATGCCCTGGAATTTTTGCCTGATTTTATGCTGGAGCCCTGAAATGCACCATTTTGTCATTTTGCAATGAGATAGGAACGCATATCTGCCCCTTTGATAATGTTGATTGGATAACATGATAGGAACGGATGAGTTCAAACTGCTGGATGAGATCAGGAAACTTGATGCCGAAAGAATAGGAATACAGGAATTGAGGAAGCATAATTCGGAACTTTACGGTTACTACATCGACTGGATACAGAGGCGCGAGAATAAGCTTATCAGGAAGTACATAAGGAAATATGACCGGTGGCCATCACTTCCTTCCACCATCATTGTTCCCGGGAACACCTCACTGCCCTGGAGATCCGGTGAACCTTCTGGCTCCCTCTGATCCTGCATTTATCTGCTAACTTGCTCATTTTTGCTAATGAGCTTATTATTCCTTATTTCGGAGCACCCGCATAATGCCTTCTGATGGACCCGGTAATGCTTGCTTTTATCCATGACGGCAGGTGCCTGCATGCCTGAAAAATTTTATGAGTATGGAACAATACCTGTCAGGAGGAGGATGGGGTCTGTATGGTGAATCCGATATGTTATTGGAGTCTTGCCCCGCAGAGATTCCCCTGATTTTGATATGCCAGAAACAGTATATGAACAGATTGAGACGAACAAAAGCTTGAAGGCCATAGGCGATGAGGTTCTGCAATACTGGAAAGAAGCTGGCATTATTGAAAAGTCTCTTAATTCCTCCCTGGGGAACAAACCCTTCACATTCCTTGAAGGCCCGCCCACTGCAAACGGCAGGCCTCATGTCGGCCATGCCATGACCCGTACCGTCAAGGACAGCGTGCTCAGGTACAGGTATATGACCGGTCACCGCATCTCCCGAAGAACCGGAGGCTGGGACTGCCATGGACTTCCCGTTGAAATCGAAGCTGAAAAACACTTTGGTTTCAAGGTGAAGAAGGAGATAGAGGAATTCGGTATCGACAAATTCAACGAATACTGCAGGGAAAGCATATTCCGGTACATAGACGAGTGGATGGAGACTGATGAACACCTTGGCTACTGGGTGGATCAGGAGAACGCCTATGTAACTATGCGGAATGATTACATTGAGAGCGAATGGTGGGCCCTCAAAACCATGTTCGAAAAGAAGATGCTGGTAAGGGACTTCAAGATAGTGCCCTACTGTCCCAGATGCGAAACATCACTGAGCTCCCATGAGCTTTCACAGGGATATGATGATGCAAAGGACCCGTCAGTCTATGTCAAATTCAGGGAGAAAGGATATTCAGGCAGGTATTTCCTGGCCTGGACAACCACGCCCTGGACCCTGCCAGCAAATCAGTTTCTTGCTGTGAATGAAAAAATTGAATATGCCCTTGTTCAGGTGGGAGATGAAGAATACTATGTTGCCCGCCCTGTTGTGGAAAAACTCTTCAGCAAGGATGCCAGGATACTTTCCACAATGCCTGGATCTGACCTTGTGGGAAAGCAGTATGAACAGCTCATGGATTTCATACCACCCCCCAGAGGGTCCCTTGTGGTAACCTCAGGCGATCATGTTACAGTGGAGGATGGAACTGGAATAGTCCACACTTCCCCTGCATTTGGCGCTGATGACTTTGACATAGGAAAAAGATTTGGTGTGGAAATAATCAACCCCATCAACCAGTCCGGAAGATTCAACGATCCGCGTCTTCCGTGGAACGGAAAATTCTTCAAGGATGCCGACACTGAGATTCTCATATGGCTTAAGACGCGCAATAAGGTCTACCGGTCGGAGAGAATAACACATACGTACCCTTTCTGCTACCGCTGCGGCACGCCGCTGCTCTACTACCCTCTTCAAGCGTGGTTCATACGCGTTTCCACAATAAGGCAGAAACTTCTGGAAAACAATAACAGGATAGACTGGCATCCAGAGCACCTTAAGGACGGCAGGTTCGGCAATTTCCTCACTGAAGCCAAGGACTGGGCATTGAGCAGGAACAGGTACTGGGGAACACCGCTTCCGGTGTGGACATGCCCTGATGAACATATGGTTGCTGTGGGGAGCCTTGAGGAATTGAAGCAGTATGGGGGCAGAGTGCCGGAAGATCTTCACCGCCCTTTCATTGATAACGTCAAGTTCCCCTGTCCAAGTTGCGGGAAGGAGATGACCCGGGAACCTTACGTCATAGACACATGGTTTGATTCAGGCAGCGCTACGTACGCCGCCATGCACTACCCCATGGAGAGCAGCAGGGTTCCGCTTCCCATATCCTTCATCACTGAGGCAATAGACCAGACCAGAGGATGGTTCTATACCCTTCACGTCATCGGTTCGATCCTCTTTGACACCAACGCCTACGAGCATGTGCTTTCCATAGATTTTATCCTTGACGAGCAGGGAAGAAAGATGAGCAAGAGCAAGGGGAATTCCGTATACGCCATTGATTTTGTCAATGAATTCGGGCCAGACCCTGCCAGGCTGTTCTTCATGACCGGAGTACCATGGCGATCAAAGGCCATAGACAGGAAACTTATCTCGGAAATAACAAGGAAGGTCTTTGGCACCTTTTCAAATGTCTATTCATTCTTTGCCTCAAATGCAAACCTTGACAGCTACAGATATGAGGGGCTCATGCCCGGGAGCAACATCCTTGACAGGTGGATAATCTCCCGCTGCAATTCCACAGTTGAGGCAGTGAGGGCTGCCATGGATAACTATGACATGCACATAGCTCTGAAGGCCATGGAAGACTTCATAGAAGATCTCTCAAACTTCTATCTGCGGCTTTCCAGAAGAAGATTCTGGGCTGAGACACTTGACAGGCAGAAGGAAGAGGCATATTCAGTGCTCTTCTATGCTCTGGAGACAGTTACCCTTATGCTTGCCCCCCTGGCCCCGTTCTATTCAGAATACCTCTACAGGAAACTTCATCCTGAGTCGGAAAGCGTTCATCTGGAGAAATTTCCTGAGGTAATGAGCCATATGATAAATCATGATCTTGAGGCAGAAGTAAGCAGGGCAGAAGCCATACTGGAGGCCACCAGAAGGATCAGGCAGGACCACGGCATAAAGGGGAGGCAGCCTGTGACTGAGGTTCTGGTCTCTTCAACCACTGAAATAGGACATGAACTTCTGGAAATCATCTCACCGGAACTCAATGCCAGAACAGTGAGGTTCATTGACGAAAATGAGTGGCCAGTGGTCAGGAAAATTGCCCTGAAAACCAAAGAGGCGGCACCGCTACTCCGTAAAGATCTCAACATGGTCAGGGAAACGCTGGATCATGATGATGGTACTCTGGCACTGCAATTTTCCAGTTCCGGGTCTGTGAAGGTGGGAGAACACACCATAACAGGCGAAATAGCTGAAATATTCATGGAACCGAAGGCTGGATATGCCATGGATCACGAACCGAAGTCTGGCATAACGGTATTCGTCAACCTGAAGAGAGATCAGGCGCTGATGAATGAGGGACTTGCAAGGGAGCTTGTCAGGAGGATACAGGTCATGAGGAAGGAGATGAACCTGCAGTATGATGAGACCATAGATGTGGCAATATCAGGTCCTGATGAAGCCAGAGATCAGCTTGCGGAACACACGGACTGGATGGGGAAGGAAACACTTGCCTCCACTCTGCAGTTCGTTAATGGCATCGAGGGAAGGAAATGGGACATCGATGGCGAAATATTCATCATACGCATTGTCCCAGCAGAGACGGTGAAGTGAATTGGACAAGGAGAGGGCATTCATTGTTGGGAGGTTTCAGCCCTTCCACAACGGGCATCTTGAGATAATAAGGAGCATTCTGAAACACAATGCCTCAGTAATCATTGGAATAGGAAGTGCACAGTATTCGCACACCCTTAAGGATCCGTTCACTGCAGGCGAGAGGCACCTGATGATATCCACAACACTGGAAAGAGAGGGTATTTTCCAATTCTACCTGGTACCCATTGAGGACGTCAACTCCAACCCCCTGTGGGTGGCCCATGTTGAATCTCTCACGCCGGGCTTCAACAGGGTGTATACAAACAATCCCCTTGTAACCAGGCTTTTCAGGGAAAAAAATTACAGGGTTGAATCCATGGACATGATCAACAGATCAAACTGGTCCGGAACACACATAAGAGAAAAGATGATAAAAAATCAGGACTGGAGATCCGATGTCCCCCGTGCAGTTGCCGATATAATAGATGAAATAGATGGGATATCGCGGATCCAGGATCTTGCAAAGACCGATGAGGACGTGATTTAAGACAGCATTTTCATTATGACTGCGCTGTCCTGCAGGATGTGGTCCATGACCACGTATTCATCGGCCTGATGGGCAACTTCCGGCATGGTTGTGCTCCATACCACGGCGTCGTAGCCCTTCCTGCGGAAGAATGCCGCGCATGTGCCGCCCCCTATTCCCACCGCCGATGGCTCTTTCCCGCGGATATCCCTTATTGCTGCCTTAAGTGCCTGGACCACAGGCGCATTTACAGACGTTGGGATGGGTGCCTGCTCTTTCTGGAAGAGATCGTATGATATCTTTGCTGGACTGCTCTTCTGGAATTCCCGTATGTAAGCATCAATGAAGTCAGTTACCTCATCCAGATCATACTTCGGCAGAATCCTGCAGTCCACGTACTGTACCTCCGTGCCCGGGATGGTGTTTATGTTGTCCACATTCTTCTCGTGCTTTGTTGGCTCAAATGTGGACTGCGGAGGAGAGAAAATTGGATCGGTGTCGGCATATTTCCTGTGCAGTTCGGCATCAAGGCCAAGTATGAACTTCATGGTTTCCCTGTTGGCATTTATGGCCATTGCCGGCTGACTCGCGTGGTACTGCTTCCCCAGTATCTTGAACTTGATCCACAGTATGCTCTTTTCTGCAACCTCGATCTGGAGACCGTCTTCGGTGCCCGCATCTGGAACCATCACCAGATCGGTTTTCTTGAATATGTCCTTCTCCAGGAGATACTGTATTCCATATTTGCTGCCAACTTCCTCGTCCGCCACAAAGGCCAGTCCGAGATTGTACTTCAGGTTCTTGCCCCTGATCTTCCGGAGGAGAAGCAGTGACAGGAACACAGCCTGTCCGTCATCGGATGTGCCTCTTCCATAAATCTTCCTGCCCTCAACGGTAGTCTGGAATGGAGGATGGGTCCAGAGAGCAGGGTCCCCCACCGGGACTGTGTCTGTATGGGATACAAGCCATAATGTTGTGCTGGCGTTTCCCACCTTCAGGATAATGTTTGCCCTGACAGCACCGTGAGAATCCTTTGTATCATACCTCTTGAAATCAGGATATCCCAGTTCCCTTAGGATTGTGCAGATCTCATCAGCCCTGGCTGATTCCCCGCTTCCTCCGGATTCAGGTGAAATTGACTGTATTGGAATGATCCGGCTTGCAACGTGCTTTATGAATTCCTCGTCGTCCATTTCCATTATTGCAGACTGCATGTATAGAAATCAGCATTTCGCATATAATGTTTCAGCATGGCCAACCTTCATCCAGCAACAGTCAGCGGTAACCTATTTTATCCCAATCACATAACTGCGATTGATCATGGAAAACCGGAAGGAAAATTTCAGCGAGTGGTACAACGAAATTATTGACATAGCCGGACTCAGCGACAAGAGATATCCCATCAAGGGAATGAATGTCTGGATGCCATACGGGCTCAAGGCAATGCAGAACATTGACCGTATCATCAGGACAAACGTTGATTCCCGGGATTTCCAGGAAGTGAGTTTTCCTGTTCTGATAACAAGAGACCAGCTCTCTGTTGAATTTGAACACGTGAAGGGATTTGAGAACGAGGTTTACTGGGTCACGCGTGGAGGCATGGATCGGCTTGACGTGGAGATGGCACTCAGGCCCACCAGCGAGGCGGCAATGTACGGAATGTTCTCCCTCTGGGTGAGGAGCCATGCGGACCTCCCCCTCAGGATATACCAGATAGTAAGCGTATACCGGTATGAGACAAAACACACCAGGACGTTCATCCGGATACGGGAGATACATTTCTTTGAAGCCCATACAGCCCATGATTCCTACGAAGACGCAGAGAGGCAGATGGATCAGTACAGGGAAATCTGGAAAAACATTAGCCATGAACTCTGCCTTCCTTACATGATTGACCAGCGTCCAGAGTGGGATAAATTCCCTGGGGCCAGGTACACACTGGCCTTTGATACGGTTCTTCCCGGTGGCAGGAGCCTCCAGATAGGAACCATACACCAGTACGGAACGAATTTCTCAAAGAATTACGACATAAAATACCTGAAGGATGACGGGACCCATGAATACGTGAGCCAGACAACATTCGGGCTCAGCGAGAGGCTGCTTGCCGCCGTGGTAGGCATACATGGCGATGACCAGGGCCTTATATTCCCACCTTCAGTGGCACCCGTTCAGGCCATGATCGTTACCATACCTTCCAGGAGCGTTGATGTCGTGCCTTACGCACAGGCAATACTTGATGAACTGAAAGCTGCAGGCGTAAGGGCATCCCTTGACACAAGGGACAACTATACCCCCGGGTTCAAGTACAATGAGTGGGAGATGAAGGGAGTTCCCCTGAGACTGGAAATTGGCGAGAAGGAAGTATCTGGAAACCGTGTCACAGTTTCCGTCAGAACCGGCGGCAGGAGAAGGCAGATTGATAGAGGTGATATTTCCCGTTCTGTGGCTGAACTGCTTGAAGAGGTGGCCGGAAATCTCAGGGCAAGGGCTGACGAGCATTTCAGGAAATTATCGAGAAAGTACAGCAGCATTGATGAGATGAAAGATGCCCAGGGGCTTGTTCTTGCAGGATGGTGCGGATCAAAGGAATGCAGTGACGTCATTGAGGGAAAACTGGAGCTTGGGGCTCTTGGCTTCAACCGTGACAGTGAGACAACTGAGAAATGCGTTGTTTGCGGGAAGGACGGAAAGATTGCGGCATTTTCCCGTTCGTATTGAAGTGATGGGATGAATCTTCACGGAATAAGGCTTGTTGTATTCGACATGGATGGTGTCCTCACCACACACCCCAGCAGCTGGGAATATGTTCATCGTGCCATGGGGGTGGATAACTCGGAGAACCTG
This genomic interval carries:
- the proS gene encoding proline--tRNA ligase, with product MENRKENFSEWYNEIIDIAGLSDKRYPIKGMNVWMPYGLKAMQNIDRIIRTNVDSRDFQEVSFPVLITRDQLSVEFEHVKGFENEVYWVTRGGMDRLDVEMALRPTSEAAMYGMFSLWVRSHADLPLRIYQIVSVYRYETKHTRTFIRIREIHFFEAHTAHDSYEDAERQMDQYREIWKNISHELCLPYMIDQRPEWDKFPGARYTLAFDTVLPGGRSLQIGTIHQYGTNFSKNYDIKYLKDDGTHEYVSQTTFGLSERLLAAVVGIHGDDQGLIFPPSVAPVQAMIVTIPSRSVDVVPYAQAILDELKAAGVRASLDTRDNYTPGFKYNEWEMKGVPLRLEIGEKEVSGNRVTVSVRTGGRRRQIDRGDISRSVAELLEEVAGNLRARADEHFRKLSRKYSSIDEMKDAQGLVLAGWCGSKECSDVIEGKLELGALGFNRDSETTEKCVVCGKDGKIAAFSRSY
- a CDS encoding M20 family metallo-hydrolase, with translation MQSAIMEMDDEEFIKHVASRIIPIQSISPESGGSGESARADEICTILRELGYPDFKRYDTKDSHGAVRANIILKVGNASTTLWLVSHTDTVPVGDPALWTHPPFQTTVEGRKIYGRGTSDDGQAVFLSLLLLRKIRGKNLKYNLGLAFVADEEVGSKYGIQYLLEKDIFKKTDLVMVPDAGTEDGLQIEVAEKSILWIKFKILGKQYHASQPAMAINANRETMKFILGLDAELHRKYADTDPIFSPPQSTFEPTKHEKNVDNINTIPGTEVQYVDCRILPKYDLDEVTDFIDAYIREFQKSSPAKISYDLFQKEQAPIPTSVNAPVVQALKAAIRDIRGKEPSAVGIGGGTCAAFFRRKGYDAVVWSTTMPEVAHQADEYVVMDHILQDSAVIMKMLS
- the ileS gene encoding isoleucine--tRNA ligase, whose protein sequence is MPETVYEQIETNKSLKAIGDEVLQYWKEAGIIEKSLNSSLGNKPFTFLEGPPTANGRPHVGHAMTRTVKDSVLRYRYMTGHRISRRTGGWDCHGLPVEIEAEKHFGFKVKKEIEEFGIDKFNEYCRESIFRYIDEWMETDEHLGYWVDQENAYVTMRNDYIESEWWALKTMFEKKMLVRDFKIVPYCPRCETSLSSHELSQGYDDAKDPSVYVKFREKGYSGRYFLAWTTTPWTLPANQFLAVNEKIEYALVQVGDEEYYVARPVVEKLFSKDARILSTMPGSDLVGKQYEQLMDFIPPPRGSLVVTSGDHVTVEDGTGIVHTSPAFGADDFDIGKRFGVEIINPINQSGRFNDPRLPWNGKFFKDADTEILIWLKTRNKVYRSERITHTYPFCYRCGTPLLYYPLQAWFIRVSTIRQKLLENNNRIDWHPEHLKDGRFGNFLTEAKDWALSRNRYWGTPLPVWTCPDEHMVAVGSLEELKQYGGRVPEDLHRPFIDNVKFPCPSCGKEMTREPYVIDTWFDSGSATYAAMHYPMESSRVPLPISFITEAIDQTRGWFYTLHVIGSILFDTNAYEHVLSIDFILDEQGRKMSKSKGNSVYAIDFVNEFGPDPARLFFMTGVPWRSKAIDRKLISEITRKVFGTFSNVYSFFASNANLDSYRYEGLMPGSNILDRWIISRCNSTVEAVRAAMDNYDMHIALKAMEDFIEDLSNFYLRLSRRRFWAETLDRQKEEAYSVLFYALETVTLMLAPLAPFYSEYLYRKLHPESESVHLEKFPEVMSHMINHDLEAEVSRAEAILEATRRIRQDHGIKGRQPVTEVLVSSTTEIGHELLEIISPELNARTVRFIDENEWPVVRKIALKTKEAAPLLRKDLNMVRETLDHDDGTLALQFSSSGSVKVGEHTITGEIAEIFMEPKAGYAMDHEPKSGITVFVNLKRDQALMNEGLARELVRRIQVMRKEMNLQYDETIDVAISGPDEARDQLAEHTDWMGKETLASTLQFVNGIEGRKWDIDGEIFIIRIVPAETVK
- a CDS encoding nicotinamide-nucleotide adenylyltransferase encodes the protein MDKERAFIVGRFQPFHNGHLEIIRSILKHNASVIIGIGSAQYSHTLKDPFTAGERHLMISTTLEREGIFQFYLVPIEDVNSNPLWVAHVESLTPGFNRVYTNNPLVTRLFREKNYRVESMDMINRSNWSGTHIREKMIKNQDWRSDVPRAVADIIDEIDGISRIQDLAKTDEDVI